The proteins below come from a single Arthrobacter crystallopoietes genomic window:
- a CDS encoding polyribonucleotide nucleotidyltransferase, with product MEGPEIQFSEAVIDNGRFGKRVIRFETGRVAQQAAGSAMVYIDEDTALLSATTAGKSPREGFDFFPLTVDVEERMYAAGRIPGSFFRREGRPSTEAILACRLMDRPLRPAFVKGLRNEVQIVVTVLAINPDVLYDVVAINASSMSTQLSGLPFSGPIGGVRVALIEGQWVAFPKHTELEKAVFSMVVAGRVAGDDVAIMMVEAEATDNAWQLIKEEGAPAPTEEVVAEGLEAAKPFIKSLCDAQAQLAAAAAKPTVEFPVFKDYEDDVFAAVEAAAATKLTEIFSIADKQTRNDAADDFKAEIVAQFGGSEEAQFAGREKEVSAAFNSVTKQVVRQRILKDQVRIDGRGLTDIRTLTAEVEVLPRVHGSAIFERGETQIMGVTTLNMLKMEQQIDSLSPVTRKRYMHNYNFPPYSTGETGRVGSPKRREIGHGALAERALVPVLPSREEFPYAIRQVSEALSSNGSTSMGSVCASTLSLLNAGVPLKAPVAGIAMGLVSDQVDGETRYAALTDILGAEDAYGDMDFKVAGTAEFVTAIQLDTKLDGIPASVLAAALKQAREARLHILGVLEAAIDTPDELSEFAPRIISVKIPVDKIGEVIGPKGKMINQIQEDTGADISIEDDGTVLIGATDGTSAEAARSAINAIANPQVPEVGERYLGTVVKTTTFGAFVSLTPGKDGLLHISELRKLAGGKRVDNVDDVVSVGQKVQVEITKIDDRGKLSLSPVVADEAAGDEASSEDVLEPAEGSAE from the coding sequence TTGGAGGGTCCCGAAATTCAGTTCTCGGAAGCGGTCATTGATAATGGCCGTTTCGGCAAGCGCGTTATCCGGTTTGAAACCGGCCGCGTTGCACAGCAGGCCGCCGGCTCGGCGATGGTCTACATCGACGAAGACACCGCACTGCTGTCCGCCACCACCGCCGGCAAGTCCCCGCGCGAGGGCTTTGACTTCTTCCCCCTGACGGTGGATGTCGAAGAGCGCATGTACGCTGCCGGCCGCATTCCCGGATCATTCTTCCGCCGCGAAGGCCGCCCGTCCACGGAAGCCATCCTGGCCTGCCGCCTGATGGACCGCCCGCTGCGCCCGGCCTTCGTGAAGGGCCTGCGCAACGAGGTGCAGATCGTTGTCACCGTCCTGGCGATCAACCCGGACGTGCTGTACGACGTTGTCGCGATCAACGCGTCCTCCATGTCCACCCAGCTCTCGGGCCTGCCGTTCTCCGGCCCCATCGGCGGCGTGCGCGTAGCGCTGATCGAAGGCCAGTGGGTTGCTTTCCCGAAGCACACCGAACTGGAGAAGGCCGTCTTCAGCATGGTTGTCGCCGGCCGTGTCGCCGGTGACGACGTCGCCATCATGATGGTGGAGGCCGAAGCTACGGACAACGCCTGGCAGCTGATCAAGGAAGAGGGCGCCCCCGCCCCGACCGAAGAGGTTGTGGCCGAGGGTCTGGAAGCGGCCAAGCCGTTCATTAAGTCCCTGTGCGACGCCCAGGCCCAGCTGGCCGCGGCCGCTGCCAAGCCGACCGTCGAGTTCCCGGTCTTCAAGGATTACGAGGACGACGTGTTTGCTGCCGTGGAAGCCGCTGCTGCCACCAAGCTGACCGAGATCTTCTCGATCGCCGACAAGCAGACCCGCAACGATGCTGCGGACGACTTCAAGGCAGAGATCGTGGCACAATTCGGTGGGTCGGAGGAAGCCCAGTTCGCCGGACGCGAGAAGGAAGTCTCGGCTGCCTTCAACTCCGTCACCAAGCAGGTCGTCCGCCAGCGCATCCTGAAGGACCAGGTCCGCATCGACGGCCGTGGCCTGACGGACATCCGCACGCTGACCGCTGAGGTGGAGGTTCTGCCCCGCGTACACGGTTCGGCCATCTTCGAGCGCGGCGAAACCCAGATCATGGGTGTCACCACGCTGAACATGCTCAAGATGGAACAGCAGATCGACTCGCTGTCGCCGGTAACGCGCAAGCGCTACATGCACAACTACAACTTCCCGCCCTACTCCACCGGTGAGACCGGCCGCGTCGGTTCGCCGAAGCGCCGCGAAATCGGCCACGGTGCCCTCGCCGAGCGCGCCTTGGTTCCGGTGCTGCCCTCGCGTGAAGAATTCCCGTACGCCATCCGCCAGGTCTCCGAAGCCCTTAGCTCCAACGGCTCCACCTCGATGGGCTCGGTCTGCGCCTCGACGCTGTCCCTGCTCAACGCCGGTGTGCCGCTGAAGGCTCCGGTTGCCGGCATCGCCATGGGCCTGGTTTCCGACCAGGTCGACGGCGAGACCCGCTACGCCGCGCTGACCGATATCCTCGGTGCCGAAGATGCCTACGGCGACATGGACTTCAAGGTTGCCGGTACTGCCGAGTTCGTCACCGCGATCCAGCTCGACACCAAGCTCGACGGCATTCCCGCCTCGGTTCTGGCCGCTGCGCTGAAGCAGGCCCGCGAAGCCCGCCTGCATATCCTGGGCGTGCTCGAGGCCGCGATCGATACCCCGGACGAACTTTCCGAGTTCGCTCCGCGGATCATCTCGGTCAAGATCCCCGTGGACAAGATCGGCGAGGTCATTGGCCCGAAGGGCAAGATGATCAACCAGATCCAGGAGGACACCGGCGCCGATATCTCCATCGAAGATGACGGTACCGTCCTGATCGGCGCGACCGACGGCACGTCCGCCGAAGCAGCCCGCTCCGCCATCAACGCCATCGCGAACCCGCAGGTTCCCGAGGTGGGCGAGCGTTACCTGGGCACGGTTGTAAAGACCACCACGTTCGGCGCCTTCGTGTCGCTGACGCCGGGCAAGGACGGCCTGCTGCACATCTCCGAGCTGCGCAAGCTGGCCGGCGGCAAGCGCGTGGACAATGTCGACGACGTTGTCTCCGTAGGCCAGAAGGTCCAGGTCGAGATCACTAAGATCGACGACCGCGGAAAGCTCTCGTTGTCTCCGGTTGTTGCCGACGAGGCGGCCGGCGACGAGGCTTCCAGCGAGGATGTCCTGGAGCCGGCGGAAGGTTCCGCAGAGTAA
- a CDS encoding M16 family metallopeptidase produces the protein MSRGIHLPLSATEGHTDATDLGGSDPTLIHGDPGGSVVRRSVLPGGVRVLTEAMPGQRSATIGFWVGVGSRDEAEGQHGSTHFLEHLLFKGTKRRTALEIASAFDEVGGESNAATAKENTCYYARVLDTDLPMAIDVIADMITSAVLDNSELEQERDVILEELAMDNDDPSDVCHEKFVEAVLAGHPLGRPIGGTPEAIMAVPRTAVWDHYQRYYRPDELVVTAAGGLEHDDVCRLVLQALEGAGWVLEPGAAPVQRRSVERTEITSVAGIHVHRRPVEQANIVMGCQSLVATDERRFVMSVLNAVLGGGMSSRLFQEVREKRGLVYATYSFAGSYADAGYFGMYAGCSPAKTKQVIELLGAELDKLASDGITDEELRKAVGQLSGGIVLALEDSGSRMSRLGRAELVSGEFLDADETLARIRAVTPEEVQALAAELAAAPRTVTVVGPFDSPADFGL, from the coding sequence ATGTCCCGAGGAATCCATTTGCCGCTATCCGCCACGGAAGGCCATACGGACGCCACCGATCTTGGCGGGTCCGATCCCACGTTGATCCATGGGGATCCGGGCGGCTCCGTGGTGCGGCGTTCCGTACTTCCCGGCGGCGTCCGCGTGCTGACGGAAGCGATGCCCGGGCAGCGTTCGGCAACCATTGGCTTCTGGGTTGGCGTCGGCTCCCGGGACGAGGCGGAGGGCCAGCACGGTTCGACGCACTTCCTGGAGCACCTGCTGTTCAAAGGAACGAAGCGGCGCACAGCGCTTGAGATCGCATCGGCTTTTGATGAGGTCGGCGGGGAATCCAATGCCGCGACGGCCAAGGAAAACACCTGCTACTACGCCCGCGTGCTCGATACCGATCTTCCTATGGCCATCGATGTCATCGCGGACATGATCACCTCCGCCGTGCTGGACAACAGCGAGCTGGAGCAGGAGCGCGACGTCATCCTCGAAGAGCTGGCGATGGACAACGACGATCCCTCGGACGTGTGCCACGAGAAGTTCGTCGAGGCCGTCTTGGCGGGCCACCCCCTTGGCCGGCCCATCGGCGGCACCCCCGAGGCGATCATGGCCGTGCCCCGCACTGCCGTCTGGGACCACTACCAGCGGTACTACCGTCCGGATGAGCTGGTTGTGACCGCAGCGGGAGGACTGGAGCACGACGACGTCTGCCGGCTGGTTCTGCAGGCTCTGGAAGGCGCGGGATGGGTACTCGAACCCGGAGCCGCTCCGGTTCAGCGCCGCTCTGTCGAGCGCACGGAGATCACGTCCGTAGCGGGTATACACGTACACCGGCGTCCGGTCGAGCAGGCCAACATCGTCATGGGCTGCCAATCCCTAGTCGCCACCGACGAGCGCCGGTTCGTCATGAGTGTCCTCAACGCGGTTCTTGGCGGCGGCATGTCGTCGCGGCTGTTCCAGGAAGTCAGGGAAAAACGCGGCCTGGTCTACGCCACCTACTCCTTCGCGGGGTCATACGCGGATGCCGGCTACTTCGGTATGTACGCGGGCTGCTCTCCGGCGAAGACCAAGCAGGTTATCGAACTGCTGGGTGCCGAACTGGACAAGCTGGCCTCAGACGGAATTACGGACGAAGAACTGCGCAAGGCAGTCGGGCAGTTGTCCGGCGGCATCGTCCTGGCGCTCGAAGACAGCGGGTCGCGGATGTCGCGGCTTGGACGGGCGGAACTCGTCTCGGGAGAGTTCCTGGACGCGGACGAGACACTGGCGAGGATCCGCGCCGTCACACCGGAGGAAGTGCAGGCGCTGGCTGCCGAACTGGCCGCCGCACCGCGCACGGTAACCGTCGTCGGACCGTTTGATTCACCGGCGGACTTTGGTCTCTGA
- a CDS encoding alanine/glycine:cation symporter family protein has product MEDLTEFLSTVSSVVWGPFLLIPLLLGTGLYLTIRLGGLQFLKLAVALRLGLFTRKDVGAEGDISQFQALTTALAATVGTGNIVGVATAIGIGGPGALFWMWVTAMVGMASKYSEAFLGVRFRTTDDAGEKSGGPQYYLQRGIKNGFGKFLAIAFAIFAFLASFGIGNMTQGNSIATNVENSWNIPLWVTGGVLAVLTLLVLVGGIKSIGRVTAGLVPIMIVFYVLGAIYILIANIDGVPAALALIFTDAFTGTAAVGGFTGSAIMLVIQMGVARGIFSNESGLGSAAIAAAAAQTTHPVRQGLVSMTQTFIDTIIVVTCTGLVIITTGVWDLGGDSAATMTGEAFSHGLPGDWGHWIVTIGLVLFAFSTILGWAYYGERNVERLFGRRGVTPYRVVFSIVVYVGCTVPLAVVWNFSDVMNGLMALPNLIGLLILSGLIARETRHYLKHDPELRANKDEIEAFMRDQPGWDEWKAGDVVGSSHHHERQVPQGGSR; this is encoded by the coding sequence TTGGAAGACTTAACGGAGTTTCTCTCGACCGTTAGCTCGGTTGTCTGGGGTCCATTTCTGCTCATACCGCTGCTGCTGGGCACCGGTCTCTATCTGACCATCCGCCTGGGCGGTCTCCAGTTCCTGAAACTGGCAGTGGCGCTGCGGCTCGGGCTGTTCACACGCAAAGATGTCGGGGCCGAAGGCGATATCTCACAGTTCCAGGCGCTGACCACGGCCCTGGCTGCCACGGTGGGCACCGGCAACATTGTCGGTGTCGCAACGGCCATTGGCATTGGCGGGCCCGGCGCCCTGTTCTGGATGTGGGTCACGGCCATGGTGGGAATGGCGTCCAAGTATTCGGAAGCGTTCCTTGGGGTGCGTTTCCGTACCACGGATGACGCCGGCGAAAAGTCCGGCGGTCCGCAGTATTATCTGCAGCGGGGCATCAAAAACGGCTTCGGCAAGTTCCTTGCCATCGCTTTTGCCATTTTTGCCTTCCTGGCCTCCTTCGGTATCGGCAACATGACCCAGGGCAACTCCATCGCCACGAACGTGGAAAACAGCTGGAACATCCCGCTGTGGGTTACCGGTGGCGTCCTCGCGGTTCTGACCCTTTTGGTGCTCGTGGGGGGCATCAAGTCCATCGGCCGGGTGACCGCCGGTCTTGTTCCCATCATGATCGTGTTCTATGTGCTCGGCGCCATCTACATCCTGATCGCGAATATTGACGGCGTTCCCGCCGCCCTCGCCCTGATCTTCACCGACGCCTTCACCGGCACCGCTGCAGTGGGCGGATTTACCGGCTCCGCCATCATGCTGGTCATCCAGATGGGCGTGGCCCGCGGTATTTTCTCCAACGAGTCGGGCTTGGGTTCCGCAGCCATCGCTGCAGCCGCCGCACAGACTACGCACCCGGTGCGCCAAGGTCTGGTCTCCATGACGCAGACGTTCATCGACACCATAATCGTGGTGACCTGCACCGGACTGGTCATTATTACTACCGGTGTCTGGGATCTCGGTGGTGATTCAGCGGCTACCATGACGGGCGAGGCGTTCAGCCACGGCCTGCCCGGCGATTGGGGGCACTGGATCGTCACGATCGGGCTGGTCCTGTTCGCTTTTTCGACGATTCTCGGCTGGGCTTACTACGGCGAACGCAATGTGGAGCGGTTGTTCGGCCGCCGCGGGGTGACCCCCTACCGCGTGGTGTTCTCCATAGTCGTCTACGTCGGCTGCACAGTTCCGCTGGCTGTTGTCTGGAACTTCTCCGACGTCATGAACGGTCTGATGGCCCTGCCGAACCTGATCGGATTGCTCATCCTCTCCGGCCTGATTGCGCGTGAGACCCGGCACTACCTCAAACACGATCCGGAGCTCAGAGCAAACAAGGACGAGATCGAGGCATTCATGCGGGACCAACCCGGCTGGGATGAGTGGAAGGCCGGCGACGTTGTCGGGTCCTCGCATCACCACGAGCGTCAGGTGCCACAAGGCGGTAGCAGGTAG
- a CDS encoding MoaD/ThiS family protein — translation MLIRYFGAAQAAAGVEEEKVVLPEGSTLAAVLDVLVREHPHPGTLSTGGAPALETVIARSSFLRNEIACKDRSTVLADQDIIDILPPFAGG, via the coding sequence TTGTTGATCAGGTACTTCGGCGCGGCCCAAGCTGCGGCCGGCGTCGAAGAGGAAAAGGTCGTCCTGCCCGAAGGCAGCACTCTGGCAGCCGTTCTGGACGTGCTGGTCCGGGAGCACCCGCACCCCGGCACACTATCCACGGGGGGCGCGCCGGCCCTGGAGACGGTCATCGCGCGCAGCAGTTTCCTGCGCAACGAGATCGCCTGCAAAGACCGTTCGACCGTCCTTGCAGATCAGGACATCATCGACATCCTCCCGCCTTTCGCCGGCGGATAA
- the moaA gene encoding GTP 3',8-cyclase MoaA, protein MSVNLGMPQIAAGARGSGALPARPVDAGPGLIDRFGRSATDLRISLTDKCNLRCTYCMPAEGLDWLNKAQVLTDTEIVRLVDIAVNHLGVRELRLTGGEPLVRAGLADIITSVRNNHPDLPVSLTTNGLGLDKKARILKDAGLSRINVSMDSLHPETFAQLTRRPFLDRVLKGIEEADRVGLGLIKINAVLMRGINDLEASGLLEWAVSHGYELRFIEQMPLDADHGWTRQNMISAAEIRALLEQEFVLTADPRRRDGAPAERWEVRRRSAPGVVVGTVGIIASVTEPFCADCRRTRITAEGKVLSCLFSHEETDLRDLLRSGAGDEAIAERWREAMWAKPRAHGMHHTGLGAEDFVQPERSMSAIGG, encoded by the coding sequence ATGAGCGTTAATTTGGGGATGCCGCAGATCGCGGCCGGCGCCCGCGGCAGCGGCGCTTTGCCCGCGCGCCCGGTGGATGCCGGCCCCGGACTGATTGATCGTTTCGGCCGCTCCGCGACGGACCTGCGCATCTCCCTGACGGACAAATGCAATCTGCGCTGCACTTACTGCATGCCGGCCGAGGGCCTCGACTGGCTGAACAAGGCGCAGGTCCTCACGGATACCGAAATCGTCCGCCTGGTGGACATCGCCGTCAATCATCTGGGAGTGCGCGAACTGCGCCTGACCGGCGGCGAGCCACTTGTGCGCGCCGGGTTGGCCGACATCATCACCAGTGTCCGGAACAACCATCCGGATCTGCCGGTATCGCTGACCACCAACGGCCTCGGACTCGATAAGAAGGCCCGGATCCTTAAAGACGCAGGACTGTCCCGCATCAACGTTTCGATGGATTCGCTGCATCCTGAGACCTTCGCCCAGCTCACCCGCCGACCGTTCCTGGACCGCGTGCTCAAGGGGATCGAAGAAGCGGACCGGGTGGGCCTCGGTCTGATCAAGATCAACGCGGTGCTGATGCGCGGCATCAACGACCTGGAAGCGTCCGGGCTGCTGGAGTGGGCCGTCAGCCACGGCTACGAACTGCGCTTCATCGAGCAGATGCCGCTGGACGCGGACCACGGTTGGACCCGGCAGAATATGATTTCGGCCGCGGAGATCCGCGCGCTGCTGGAACAGGAGTTCGTCCTCACCGCGGATCCGCGGCGCCGTGACGGTGCGCCGGCGGAAAGGTGGGAAGTACGACGGCGCTCTGCCCCCGGCGTCGTAGTCGGCACTGTAGGCATCATCGCCTCGGTCACCGAGCCTTTCTGCGCCGACTGCCGCCGGACCCGGATCACGGCCGAGGGCAAGGTCCTTTCCTGCCTGTTCTCGCATGAGGAGACCGACCTGCGCGACCTGCTTCGCAGCGGTGCAGGAGACGAAGCCATCGCCGAGCGGTGGCGCGAGGCGATGTGGGCCAAACCACGGGCGCACGGAATGCACCATACAGGGCTGGGCGCCGAAGACTTCGTCCAGCCCGAGCGAAGCATGAGCGCGATTGGCGGTTGA
- a CDS encoding TOBE domain-containing protein — MTQIRVAEAARFLGVSDDTVRRWIDAGTLTGQQDPAGRTVVAGTELAALAKEQAALPPDQAAAGSSARNRFVGLVTSVVMDTVMAQVELQCGPHRVVSLMSAEAVRELGLEPGSVATAVVKATNVIVQTPATQPAKARP; from the coding sequence GTGACGCAAATACGAGTAGCAGAGGCTGCGCGCTTCCTCGGAGTCAGTGACGACACCGTCCGACGATGGATCGATGCCGGCACGCTGACCGGGCAGCAGGACCCCGCCGGGCGGACCGTGGTCGCCGGGACGGAGCTGGCTGCTCTGGCCAAAGAACAGGCCGCCCTGCCACCTGACCAGGCCGCGGCCGGCAGCTCGGCCCGGAACCGCTTTGTGGGGCTGGTGACTTCCGTGGTGATGGACACGGTGATGGCCCAGGTGGAGCTGCAGTGCGGTCCGCACCGGGTCGTATCGCTGATGAGTGCCGAGGCCGTCCGCGAGCTGGGGCTGGAACCAGGCTCGGTGGCCACGGCAGTCGTGAAGGCAACCAACGTGATCGTACAGACGCCGGCCACCCAGCCAGCGAAGGCACGGCCGTGA
- the modA gene encoding molybdate ABC transporter substrate-binding protein translates to MSLTVQRTSQSTARPGRLAAALLALAGTIGLAACGTGSGGASNQGGVEESTITVYAAASLAAPFTALAESFEAEVPGSTVRLNFAGSADLATQIIEGAPADVFASADTATLARVQEAGGVAGSVQELATNTPALVVPSANPMGIETLADLERPDIKLVLCAPQVPCGAAARNLAEAAGVRLAPVSEENSVTAVLGKVTAGEADAGFVYRTDAMRAGDAVRTIPVPDAADAAVTYPIAVTAGAAGSGREELARKFVQYVTGEQGQSVLTDAGFGRP, encoded by the coding sequence GTGAGTTTGACGGTACAGCGGACCAGTCAGAGCACTGCGAGGCCCGGACGGCTTGCCGCAGCTCTGCTGGCGCTGGCCGGAACCATCGGGCTTGCTGCCTGCGGCACCGGTTCGGGCGGTGCATCCAATCAAGGAGGCGTGGAGGAGAGCACCATCACGGTCTATGCGGCCGCGTCGCTGGCCGCGCCGTTCACTGCGCTGGCGGAATCCTTCGAGGCCGAGGTCCCGGGCAGTACTGTCCGCCTGAACTTCGCCGGCTCGGCCGACCTCGCCACCCAGATCATCGAGGGCGCACCTGCCGACGTCTTTGCCTCCGCGGACACCGCAACTTTGGCGCGCGTGCAGGAGGCCGGGGGAGTTGCGGGCAGCGTGCAGGAACTGGCCACCAACACGCCGGCCCTTGTGGTGCCGTCCGCTAACCCAATGGGCATCGAAACACTGGCGGACCTGGAACGGCCGGACATAAAGCTGGTGCTGTGTGCCCCGCAGGTGCCGTGCGGTGCCGCGGCCCGGAATCTGGCCGAAGCCGCTGGCGTGAGACTGGCACCGGTCAGCGAGGAAAATTCGGTGACGGCGGTCCTCGGAAAAGTGACCGCGGGTGAGGCGGATGCCGGCTTTGTTTACCGGACCGATGCCATGCGCGCCGGGGACGCGGTCCGCACCATCCCCGTGCCGGATGCTGCGGACGCCGCGGTGACCTACCCGATCGCGGTTACTGCCGGCGCCGCCGGTTCCGGCCGGGAGGAGCTCGCCCGGAAGTTCGTGCAGTATGTGACCGGTGAGCAAGGGCAGAGTGTGCTCACCGACGCAGGGTTCGGCAGGCCATGA
- a CDS encoding ABC transporter permease, with translation MNGGPASTRPAQDGTAGLGTRLPAAGRQSGRQGTTGLPAAVFVFAAAGTVLVLLPLLAMALRVDWAGFWPLITSDGALAALGLSLRTATASTLVCLLLGTPLALVLARSSFPGRKLLRALVLLPLVLPPVVGGMALLYTFGRQGLLGSTLELWGIQIAFTTTAVVLAQSFVALPFLVLSVEASLRSAGSRYEQAAATLGARPATVLRRVTLPLLLPALASGTVLCFARALGEFGATLTFAGSLTGMTRTLPLEIYLQRETDPDAAVALSMLLVAAAVVIVALTYGRTGLRNGVRR, from the coding sequence ATGAACGGGGGTCCAGCCAGCACAAGGCCCGCGCAGGACGGAACAGCCGGCCTTGGCACACGGCTGCCCGCGGCGGGGCGGCAGTCCGGCAGGCAGGGGACGACGGGGCTGCCGGCTGCGGTCTTCGTCTTCGCCGCGGCCGGAACCGTGTTGGTGCTGCTGCCGTTGCTGGCCATGGCGCTGCGGGTGGACTGGGCCGGTTTCTGGCCGCTGATAACGAGCGACGGCGCACTGGCCGCTTTGGGCCTGAGCCTGCGGACCGCCACCGCCAGCACCCTGGTGTGCCTGCTGCTGGGCACGCCACTGGCACTGGTGCTCGCCCGCTCCAGCTTCCCTGGCCGCAAGCTGCTCCGGGCGCTGGTGCTGCTGCCGCTGGTACTGCCACCCGTTGTCGGTGGGATGGCACTGCTCTATACGTTCGGCCGCCAGGGCCTGCTGGGCAGCACCTTGGAGCTCTGGGGGATACAGATCGCCTTCACCACCACGGCCGTTGTGCTCGCGCAGAGCTTCGTTGCGCTGCCGTTCCTGGTGCTCAGCGTTGAAGCGTCGCTGCGCAGCGCAGGCAGCCGCTACGAGCAGGCCGCCGCCACCCTGGGTGCCCGTCCTGCTACAGTGCTGCGCCGGGTGACGCTGCCGCTGCTGCTGCCCGCGCTGGCGTCAGGCACCGTGCTGTGCTTCGCCCGGGCGCTGGGCGAATTCGGTGCCACTTTGACCTTTGCCGGCAGCCTGACCGGCATGACCCGCACACTGCCGTTGGAAATCTACCTCCAGCGCGAGACGGACCCGGACGCCGCGGTGGCCCTTTCGATGCTGCTGGTCGCGGCCGCCGTCGTGATTGTGGCGCTGACCTATGGGCGCACCGGCCTCCGGAACGGGGTCCGGCGGTGA
- a CDS encoding sulfate/molybdate ABC transporter ATP-binding protein produces MSFTLQAALAERQVDVSFKVNDGETVALMGANGAGKSSMLAIIAGLVRPDRGEAVLDGRVLFGSGIVLPPHRRSVALLSQDALLFPQLNALENVAFGPRSQGVPKRAARKRALEWLAEAEATQLAARRPAELSGGQAQRVAIARALAAEPDLLLLDEPLAALDATAAPVIRRMLRRVLAGRRAVIVTHDILDALLLADRVLVLEQGRVVEQGTPKQLIAHPRSAFTAELAGLNVIGGTAAADGLRAGEGQAGIPSGSPVAGTAVQPLEPGESAVAAFRPAAVSVFAERPHGSPRNVLAVTVDDLEPAAGHLKVRAGQLAAEVTAAAAAELDIYPGRSMFFAVKAAEVSIYPAKSA; encoded by the coding sequence GTGAGTTTTACCCTGCAAGCCGCCTTGGCCGAACGGCAAGTGGACGTCAGTTTCAAGGTGAACGACGGCGAGACGGTCGCCCTGATGGGGGCGAACGGGGCCGGCAAGTCCAGCATGCTGGCCATCATCGCGGGGCTGGTCCGCCCGGACCGCGGCGAGGCGGTGTTGGACGGGCGCGTCTTGTTCGGATCGGGCATCGTCCTGCCACCGCACCGGCGGTCGGTGGCGTTGCTGTCCCAGGATGCGCTGTTGTTCCCCCAGCTGAACGCACTCGAGAACGTCGCCTTCGGCCCGCGGAGCCAGGGAGTCCCGAAGCGCGCTGCCCGGAAACGTGCCCTGGAGTGGCTGGCAGAGGCCGAGGCCACGCAACTGGCCGCGCGCCGCCCGGCCGAGCTGTCCGGCGGACAGGCCCAGCGGGTGGCGATCGCCCGGGCGTTGGCGGCGGAACCGGACCTGCTGCTACTGGACGAACCGCTCGCGGCGCTGGATGCCACCGCGGCTCCTGTGATCCGGCGCATGCTCCGGCGGGTGCTCGCCGGCCGCCGCGCCGTCATCGTCACCCACGACATTCTCGATGCCCTCCTGCTGGCAGACCGCGTCCTGGTCCTGGAACAGGGCCGCGTGGTGGAGCAGGGCACTCCGAAGCAGCTCATCGCGCATCCGCGCAGTGCCTTCACCGCGGAACTGGCCGGCCTGAACGTCATCGGCGGCACGGCGGCCGCGGATGGTCTGCGTGCGGGCGAGGGCCAAGCCGGTATTCCCTCGGGATCGCCGGTGGCGGGGACCGCAGTCCAGCCGCTGGAACCGGGGGAGTCCGCGGTGGCCGCCTTCCGCCCCGCTGCCGTATCCGTCTTTGCCGAGCGGCCGCACGGCAGCCCGCGCAATGTGCTGGCGGTGACCGTTGACGATCTGGAGCCGGCCGCCGGACACTTAAAAGTACGGGCCGGTCAGCTCGCCGCAGAGGTCACGGCTGCTGCCGCGGCGGAGTTGGATATCTACCCGGGCCGCAGCATGTTCTTTGCCGTCAAGGCGGCGGAGGTCAGCATCTATCCGGCCAAGAGCGCCTGA